DNA sequence from the Chloroflexota bacterium genome:
TGTCGGGCTCGGATACGCACGGGACCCCCATCACCGTGCGCGCGGAGGAGGAGGGGATCACCCCTCGGGAGGTCGTGGATCGCTATCACCCGCGCTTCCTGGAGCTCTTCCAGCGGTTGGGGATCGCCTTTGATCTCTTCACGGAGACGGATACGGAGAATCATTGGGCTGTGACGCAGGATATGTTCCTGCGCCATCTGGAGCGTGAATACATCTACAAGGACATTCAGCAGGCGCTGTACTGCAACCACCATCACGGTTTCCTGGCCGATCGCTACGTGGAGGGCACATGTCCGTACTGCGATTACGAGGGGGCCCGGGGGGATCAGTGCGATAACTGTGGGCGCACGCTGGATGCCATCGAGCTGAAGAACCCGCGCTGCAAGGTGTGCGGCAGCACAGAGATCATCGTCCGGGAGACGGAGCACTTCTTCCTGGATCTGGCCAAGCTCAACGGACCGCTGCTGGAGTGGATTCGCCGCGACAAGGAGCATTGGCGCCCCAGCGTGCTCAACTTCACCCGGGCGCAGCTGGAGTCGGGCGAGCTGCGCGGCCGCCCCATCACCCGGGACATCCAGTGGGGGATCCCGATCCCGCTGCCCGGCTATGAGAGCAAACGCATCTACGTGTGGTACGACGCCGTGATCGGCTACCTGTCCGCAACCAAGGAGTGGGCGAAGATCACCGGCCAGCCGGATGCCTGGCGGGAGTGGTGGGAGACCGACATCGCGCCCGATGTCAAGTCGTACTACTTCATCGGCAAGGACAACATCCCATTCCACACCATCATCTGGCCCGGCATGCTCTATGCGTACGGCGGCCTGAACCTGCCCTACGATGTCCCGGCCAACGAATATCTGAACGTGGAGGGAGCCAAGCTCTCCAAGTCCCGGCGCTGGGTCATCGAGGTTCTGGATGTGCTGGATCGCTATGACCCGGACCCCTGGCGGTATATCCTGACCATCAACGCTCCGGAGACCTCGGACGTCAACTTCACGTGGGAGGAGTTCGTCCGCCGCAACAACACGGAACTCGTCGCCACGTGGGGGAATCTGGCCAACCGCGTGCTCAGCTTCGCCTATCGCCGGTTCGATGGGCGGGTCCCGCAGCCGGGCGATCTCGACGAGATCGATCAAGCCCTGCTGAACACGGTGAAAGACGGTTTCGACAGCGTGGGGCGACAGATCGAGGGATGTCACTTCAAGGCTGCCCTCACGGAGGCGATGGGATTGGCCCAGGAGGCCAATCGCTATCTGAACGTGAAGGAGCCGTGGAAGCAGATCAAGGAGGATCCCGCCGCGGCGGCCACTACCATCTACGTCTGTCTCCAGGCGATCGATTGGCTGCGGGTGATCTTCAGCCCGTTCCTGCCCTTCTCCTCGCAGAAGCTGCACGAGTACCTGGGGCATGAGGGTTCCATCTTCGGGCGGCAGTACGTGGAGGAGTACCACGAGACGGAGCGATCTCATCTGGCGCTGCGATATGATCGTTCCGATCTGGCGGCCCGGTGGGCGGCCGATCCGTTGCCGCCCGGCCAGCCGTTGCGGCTCCCCCAACCCCTGTTCCGCAAGTTGGACGAGTCCGTCGCCGAGGAGGAGGTGGAGCGCTTGCTGGCGAAGAGCGGGACGCCTACCCATTGACCTGGAAAGGCCCCCACCCGCCGGTGGGGGCCTTGTCGATCCCTCCCTGATGACTTGCTTTTCCCCACGGCTGGCGTAGAATAACGAGGGTGCCTGCCCGTGGGTGGGGTCCTACAGTCTGAACTCCTGGAGGCCCGGTAATCATGAGCTCCTCTCGTCTGCTCATCCTCGGTATTATCCTCTCGTTGGCCATTATCGGAGCCGCGTTGTTCATCACGAGCCGGCGCGCTGCCGCGCCGGAGGCCGCTTTGGCTTCCCCGACGGTGACCACACCGCCGCCGACGGAGACGCCCCTGCCGCCCACTCCCACCCCCACGGCGACGGCGACGGAGGTCAGCCCGACCCGACCGCAGGAGGAGATCACGGCGACCGTGCCCGTGGAGGTCACGGCGACGGTCGAGGTCACGGGTACTGTGCAGGCGACCGAGGTGATCACGACGCCTCCGATCACCTCGACCGTGGAGGCGGCCGGGGAGGTCCTCACGGGAACGCCTGAGCAGCTCACGCCGACGCCGACTCCCAGTCCGACGGCGACGGAGGCCGCTCCGACAGAGACGCCCACGCCCAGCCCAACGGCGACCCTGACCGTCGCGATCACGCCGACCTGGACACCGACCCCCACCCTGTCCGCTACGCCCAGCCCGACGGCCACTCCCTCCGATACGCCGACGCCGGCGCTGCCTACACCCACGCCTTCCGCTACGCCCAGCCCGACGAGCACACCGTCGCTGACGGCCACGCCGACCTGGACGCCGACCTCCACTCCATCCGCCACGCCCAGCCCGACGGTGACTCCCTCCGATACGCCGACGCCGGCGCCGCCCACACCTACCCCGACGGTCACGCCGACGCCCGTGATCCCGCCGACGGACACGCCCACGGCGACGCCGACGCCGCAGTTGCCCACTCCCACCCCGACGGCCTCGGCCACCCCCAGCGCGACGCCCACGCCCGTGCCGCCTACACCCACCCCGAGCCCGACGCCTCCCCCTTCGGCCGGGCTACCGGCGGGCGCTGTGGTCCGCTTCGCCTATGAGAGCCAGAGCCTCCATGTGGATCGCGAGGCCGTTTACTACGAGGACGGGCGGGTGGTGATCCAGGATCATCGACGGCAGGGCGAGTGGTTGCTGCACGGCCAGCCGGAGGATGTCTCGGGGCTGCTGGAGCAGTTGGCGCAGCGAGGCTTCTTCGATCTCGCCCAGGAGCGCTTTGGGTCGCCGTGCGCTACGTGCCTGACCTATCACCTGGCGGCCCGGTATCAGGGGCAGGAGCGGGTGATCCGGGTGGACACCCCACCGTGGATCACGGCCAGCCAGCTGCCGCGTGAGCTGGGCGCGCTGCGACATACCATCGCGCAATTGCAGATGGCCATCGATTCCACCATCGCCAGCTATCCGCCGGGCGAGGTTCATCTGCCCACGCCCACGCCCACGCCTCCGAGCTTCACGTTCGGCCCGCCGCAGGTGGTCGGAGATCTGGAGGTGGCGGCCGCGGCCCCGCTGATCGCCACCGAACTTCCCGGCACGCCCGTGTTGCGGCCGGAGCGCAGTCGCTTCCTGATCGTGCCATTGCGATTGACCAATCGCAGCGGGACGTATCAGCAGCTTGCCGCCAGCTCGACCTTCGGCGAGGGCTTGATGGATAGCCGGGGCCGGAGATACGAGGCCGGGGTGGCGGCCAGCAATCGCTACGCGGAGTTGCATGGGCTGACCTCGTTGACCTTCTACAAGCTGGCCCCGTGGAGCATCGTGCAGGGCGTGCTGGTCTTCGATGTGCCGGCGGATGCCCGTGGGTTCCGGCTCACGGTGAAGGATGCCGATCCGCCCAGCAGTGCCCCGCCCACGATCGTGATCAAGCTGCCGGAGCCACAGTAACGGCCTTCGAAAGAGCGTTCGTTTCAAGATAGCGCGCTTCGCATTCGGGGGGAGAGCCGTGCGAGATCGATTCTCCATCGCAGGAAGGCCGCGGCTGTGGCTGGGGCTCATCGTGGTGTTTTATGTCATCCTCGCCAGCCTGTACGCGGTCTACACGCCCGCCTGGCAATCCCCGGACGAGCCGGCTCATTACAACTACATTCGTCATCTGGCGGAGACCGGGCGTCCGCCCGTCCTGCGGATGGGGGATTACGACCAGGCATATCTGGAGGAGATCAAGGCGCGTCGATTCCCGCCGGATATGTCCATCGCCCCCATCCGCTACGAGTCTCATCAGCCACCCCTCTACTACCTGCTGGCCACGCCGATCTATTGGATCGGCGGCGGCCGGCTGTTGCCCCTTCGGCTCTTCAGCGTCGCCCTTGGGGCCTGCCTTCTCCTCGTCACGTACCTCCTGATCCGCATGGTCTTTCCCCGGCGCGTTGACCTGGCGCTGGGGGGGACGGCCTTCGTCGCCTTTCTGCCCCAGCACGTGGCCATGAGCGCCGCCGTGAACAACGACATCCTGGCGGAGCTGATCCTGGCGGGGTGTGTGGTCCTGTCACTGGCCTACATGCGCGGCGGGGATGACGAGCAGACGGCTCGGGGGCAGTTGTTGAGCCTGAGCCTGCTGATGGGGTTGGGTTTCTGGACGAAGACCGCGGCATATCTGGCGCTTCCACTGGTGTTGTTGGCGATCCTCTGGCGGGGGATGACGAGCGGGCGGCTGCCGGGCCGACATCTCCTCTGGGGGCTGGGGCCTGGGTTGTTGCTGGGATTGCCCTGGTGGGCGCGCAACTGGATCGTGTACGGGCCGGGCGATGTGTTGGGCCTGCGGCGACACGGTGAGGTGGTGGTGGGGCAGCCGCGCACGGCGGAGTGGCTGGGGCAGATGGGGGCGCTCTCCTTCCTCCGCCAGGCGGCGGCGACCACCTTCCGTAGCTTCTGGGGCCAGTTCGGCTGGATGGGCGTGCTCATGGACAGCCGCATCTACCTGGCGCTGGGCATCCTCAGCGGCATTGCCCTGGTGGGGTGTCTGTGGGCACTGTGGGCGTTGTTTCGCTCCGAGGAGCGGGCGGCTTATGGACAGCCGTTGGGATTCCTGTTCGCCTGGCTCCTGCTCACCGTGGCGGCCTACGTGTGGTACAACCTGACGTTCGTGCAGCATCAGGGGCGTTACCTGTTCCCGGCGCTGCCCGTCTGGGGGCTGTGTTTCGCGTTGGGGATGGATCAGGCGCTACGGGCTCGGACCAGTCGGTGGCTGGCCGGCGGGTGGCTCGTCCTGGCCGCCGCGGCCGTTGGCGTGGGGCTCCTGAGCGGGCGTCTCCATAAGTGGTTCATCGCCTTGAGCGGAGGGACGGGGATAGCGCTGGGTGTGAACGCCCTGCTGAACGGGAGACTACGCTGTTTGGGCTTGTTCCTGATCTATGTCGGATTAGGCGTCCTGGATCTGCTCGCTTTGTTCGGGTTCATCGTCCCGCAGCTCACGCGGTAACCTTTGCCGCCGCGCCTGGCAGCGCTACCTGTGCGAAAGGAAAAGGCCACCGATCGGTGGCCTTTCTCGCTCCCCTCAACCGGCTAAGGACGGAGGTCTCTCCTCCGGACCCGTTGCCTATTCCCCCTGTTGATGCCGGAAATCCACGAATCGATATCCCACGCCGCGCTCGGTGAAGATGTAGCGCGGGTTGCTGGGGTCCGGCTCGATCTTTTTGCGCAGGTAGGTGATGTACAGACGCAATAGCTGGTTCTCGTCCCGGTACTCTGGCCCCCATACCTTGCTGAGCAACTGATCGTGGGGGATGATCCAGCCTGCGTTCTGCACCAGGTGGTACAGGAGGCGGTACTCCGTCGGCCGGAGGCTGATCCGCTTCCCCTCCACGATCACGTTTCTTCGTGGGAAATCGATGGTGAGGCGGTCGTCGATGACCAGAGGGCTGGTCTGGTCGACGGCGCCGGCCATATCCACCCGGCGGAGTACCGCGCGGATGCGGCTGGCCAGCTCGCGAGGGCTGAACGGCTTCGTGACGTAATCGTCGGCGCCCAGGTCCAGGCCGCGAATGCGATCTTCCTCCTCAGATCGCACCGTCAGCATGATCACCGGCACCGTGGAGAACTCCCGGATGCGGGCCAGGGTCTCGAAGCCGTCCATCTCCGGCATGGCGACGTCCAGCAAGACCAGGTCTGGCAGGTCCTCGCGCACTTTATCCAGCGCCTCGAGGCCGTTATACGCCTCCGTCACGCGAAATCCCTCCAGCTCCAGGTTCATGCGCACGAAGCGGACCATGCGCTTCTCGTCGTCCACGACCAGAATCAGGGGATGCTCAGACACGGGCATACGGGCAACCTCTCTCAGCGACGCGGCAGGGAGAAGAAGAACGTGCTGCCTTTCCCCGGCTCAGAGCGGAACCAGATGCGGCCGCCGTGGGCTTCGATCAGGGATTTGCACAGGAACAGCCCCAGGCCGGCCCCCTGGGTCTTGCGGCGCAGGCTGGAGTCCACGCGATAGAATCGCTGGAACAGCCGGCCCTGCTCCTCCGGCGGGATCCCAATCCCCTGATCGGCCACGTAGACGGTGACCGATTCCTCATCGGCCCACCCCCCGATGCGGATGATCCCGCCCTCTGGGGAATATTTGATGGCGTTGCTGATCAAGTTGTTCAGTACCTGTCGCAGCCGTTCCTCGTCGGCCAGCACGATCGGGAAATCGTCTGGGAAGTCCACCTCGAACTGATGGCGGTCCGTCTGGGTCGAGAAGCGCTCGACGACCTGGCGTACCAGCCGGGGGATGTTCACATCGCCCAATTCCAGCTTGAGCACGCCCGCCTGAATGCGAGAGGCGTCCAGGAGGTTGTCGATCAGGGCGTTCAGCCGGTCGCTCTCCTCCTCGATGACGCGCAGCCCCTCTCGCAGCGTTTCCTCGTCCCAATGGGCATCCTCGCGGGCCAGCGTCGTGGCGTACCCCTTGATCAGCGCTACGGGGGTCTTCAATTCGTGGGAGATGACGGAGATGAAGGTGCTCTTCATCTCCTCGGCCTCCCGGTACCGCGTGATGTCCACCACGTTCACGATGATATTTCGGAGGTGGCCGGCCTCGTCCCATAGCGGAGTGTAGCGGACGCCCACCACGACGCGCGAGCCGCCGGACTTGGCCAGCTCCCCCTCCACGTACACGGTGCCCTGGCGCGGCAGCTCCTGCTCCACGTTCTCCATCTCGTGGAGGTCCCTTCCCGTCGCGTTCTGCAGCGCCAGCACCTTATGGTAAGGTTGTCCCAGCGCGTCCTCGCGAGACCAGCCGGTCATGCGCAGCAAGGCTCGGTTGATCATCTCGATCCGGAGGTCGGGCTCCAGGATCATGATCCCGTCGGCCGAGTTCTCGATCACAGCGTCCAGTCGCTGCTTTTCGGCCACCAGTTCCGAGTACAGCCGGGCGTTGCGCACCGCGATGGCCGCTTGGGCTGCAAAGGCCGAGAGCAGTCGTCGGTCGTTGTGGGAGAAGGCCGCGCTCCCCGAACGGAAGAGATAGATAACCCCCAGCTGCTCCTCGTCGACGACCAGCGGCAGGGCGATCACCTGATCGAGGGGCATGCCGATCGCCGAGGCCACCGCCTGGAGGCGCAGCTCCAGGTCGGGAACGCGCCAGCCCGTGCGCCGCTGCAGGTCCACGAGTCGCGGGATGTCGGTCAGCAAGGGGGCGAAGCTGGATAGCAGGCGCGCGGGGATCCCATAGGAGGCCTTCACCACCAGGGAGCCATCGGCCTCGTGGAGGGCGATGATCCCCACCTCGGCCTCGACCATCTCGGCAGCGTAGGTCAGGATGAGCCGCAATACCGCGCCGAGTTCCAGCCGGGACGTCATCGCCCGGCTGATCTCCAGCAGATATTCTCTTTGGCGCAGTTGGTAAATCATTAAGGAGGACATTTCGCTACCATATTAGCGTACGCCGCACGGGTTGTCAAAGCCCTCGAGAGAAGTTGCCTCGTCCGGTCCCTATGTGGTATTATCATAGCTGAGGAAACGCACAAAGAAAGCACAAGTAGCGGACAAAAAACGCGATCCAACAAACTCCACGAAGTTCTCCCCCACGAAGAGGAGGCTCACCGAATGGCGAAAGAAGCGGTCTCAGATATCATCATAGGAAGGCTCCCCATCTACCTGCGTGAGTTGACCTACCTTGCGGAGGAGGGCCGGGAGATCACATCCTCACAGGAGCTCGGGGATCGACTTGGCATCAGCTCCGCGCAGATCCGCAAAGATCTCTCGCACTTCGGAGAGTTTGGAAAGCAGGGGACGGGATACCACATCGGGTTTCTGAGCGAGAAGCTGCGGGAGATCCTCCAGGTGGATCGGGTGTGGGATGTGGTCCTGGTGGGAGCGGGATACCTGGGTCACGCGTTGGCCAACTATGGGGGATTCCTGGGCAAAGGGTTCAACATCGTGGCCGTATTCGACAACGACCCTGAGAAGATCGGCCGCCCGTTGGGGCGTCTGATCGTGCAGGATAGCAAGGACCTGCCCCAGGCCATCAAGGAGAACCAGTGGCAGATCGCCATCCTGGCCGTGCCGGCCGCCGCCGCTCAGGAGGTCACCAATGTGTTGATCTCCTCCGGGATCCGGGCCATCCTCAACTACGCGCCCGTGATCCTGAACGTGCCGCCTGGGGTCCGGGTCCAGTACATCGATCCCGTGGTGGATCTGCAGCACATGACCTATTACCTGTGAGGTCTGGGGCCGGGTGAGGGGATCTTCCTTGCCCGGCTCTTCTCCTTTCTCCCCATTGTCCTCCCATCTCGTCCGTAGCCTGTTCGCGACCCCTCCTGCCCGTAAGCTGGGGCTTGGAGATCCCAGCCTGGGTTCGTCCACTTGATCTTATGTCGATATGCCCAGTGCCTGCCGGATCTCCTTCTGGGCGAAGGGGTCGCCCTCGGTGGCCAGCGCCTGGGATAAGGCCCCTCTCGCCGCGCTTCCCCCGATGCGGCCCAATGCCCAGGCCGCATGCCCTCGGATCAGCGGCTCGGGGTCGTGCAGGGCGCGAATCAAGGCCGGCACCGCGATGGGATCTCCCCAATTACCGATCGCGACGCACACGTTGCGAAGCAGCCCGCGCCTTTTGGCCCGAGCGATCGGGGTGCGTCGAAACCTCCTTCGGAACCCCTCCTCGTCCAGGGCCAGCAGCTCCAAGAGCGGCGGGCACCACCGCCTCAGATCCTCGGGAGAGGGCTCCGTCCGAGCGCGCGGCCCCGACCAGGGGCAGACGATCTGACATATGTCGCAGCCGAAGATCCAGTTGCCCATCAGCGGCCGCAGCTCGTGAGGGATCGCCCCGCGCAGCTCGATGGTCAGATAGGAGATGCAGCGACGGGCATCCAGCACGTACGCGTCGGCGAAGGCCTGGGTGGGACAGCGATCCAGGCAGCGCGTGCATCGGCCGCAGGTGCCGATCCGGTCGTCCGCCAGGCGCCAGGAGGGGATCTGTGACGGAAGCTCCTGTAGCTCGGGGGGAGGGTCCGGCTCCAGCGCCTCGGGGATCAGCATGACGCTCAGGAACAGCCACGAGCCGAGGGCGGGGTGGATCAGGCAGGTATTCCGCCCGATGAATCCCATCCCGGCCTGCATCGCCCAGTCGCGCTCCAGTACCGGGCCGGTGTCCACATAGCATCGGGCGCGATCCGTGCGCCCGGTCTCCTCGCGCAGGAAGGCGTCCAGCTCGAAGAGGCGGGGCCGAATCCAGTCGTGGTAGTCCGGCCCCCAGGCGTAGGCGGCGATCAGCCCTCGCGAGGGATCCTGGCGGATGGCAGCGGGCAGGCGCGGCGCCGGGTAGCGGGTGCCCAGGGCGACCACGGAGCGCGCCTCCGGCAGGACGCGGCGTGGATCCAGGCGTCGCTCCACATCTCGCGCCATGTAGGCCATCTCGCCGTGGTACCCGCGTGCCAGCCACTGGATCAGCGCGTCGGCGTGAGGCGCCCGGCCGGCCTCGGCGATCCGTACCAGGTCGAATCCCAGCTCGCGGGCCCGCTCCTTGAAGCGCTCCGTCAGCGTGGCCATTTATCCCTCGTCCTCGCGCTCGTGAGGTTCCGGCGCTGGCTCGATCTCCAGTGCCACCACGCCCAGAGCCTCCTTTTCCGGAGGGTAGATGGCCCGCAGCGCCCGTTCCAACTCCCCCGCGTCCATGCCGGGGGCGATGGCCTCGGCTGGCTCGTGGGCCAGCAGCGCCTGGAAGTTGGGGTAGTGGGCGATGCGACGAATGCGGTAGAGGTGCTCGTCATTCAATCGCAGGAAGTCTCCCTCTCGTAGCCGCCGGATGTTCGCGTAAGCGACCCGGACCTCGATCGTCTTACGGCCGGACAGGATCTCCTTCAGGTATTCGGGGCGTATCCAGAGCGTCTTCACGCGCGGTCCGCCGGAGGCTCTCTCGTTCATGGTGTGTTCCCTCGGCTCAAGGAGCTTGTCCTTTCATCCTTCACAACGGATTGTAGCACACGCCGTGGATAGCCCAAAAGGGTATCCAATAGAGATGCGACGGGGAGCATTGAAGGGCGCAGTCCCTCAAACCATTTGGATCCGCCATCCTAGTGGAAAGGAGACGTTTGAGGGTCAGTCCGATTTGATATACAATGATGCCCGTGGGTAGGGAGCCCTTCACAGCGCGCGCAAAGGAGCGTATGAGAATGGAGCGGAAACGGGCTGCTTGGACCGTGTGGTTGCTGGCGATCGTCATCGCGCTGATCGCCGTTGGCTGTGGCCGTCGCCGGGCGACGCCTACGCCGGAGCCGGTGACGTTGCGCTTCGCCTTCCGACAGAACATCGCCGACTATGAGACGTTGGCGGGACAGTTTCAGCAGGAGCACCCCGGGATCACCATCGAGTTGGTCCCCATCAACCCCATTCGCGGCGGGCTGAAGTCCATCGAGGGGCGTGAGATCGATGTGCTTCGATGGAGCCAGGACTTCCTGACGCCCGAACGCCTGGATCAGCTGGTCTCCCTGGACGAGATCATACTGGTGGATGAGACGTTCCCGCACGATGATATGGTCCGGGGCGCCTTGCGGACGCTCCAGCATCAGGGGGTGCAGTGGGGCATCCCCGCTGGGCTTGATTTCGTGGTCGCGTACTACAACGCGCCCCGGTTCGATCGCTTCGGGGTGACGCCGCCTACGGCGGATTGGTCACTGGATGATTTCCTGGCCGCGGCCGTCGCCGTCCATAACACCGAGGGTTTAAGCGGCGGGGCGGATTTCACCTACGGCTTCTGCAGCGAGCCCGACCAGGGTGACCCGATCTTCTTCACGTACCTCTTCGGCGGACGGCTGTTCGACGATCTGTCCGATCCCACTTATCCCACGCTGGACGATCCGGCCAACGTGGAGGCCGTGCAGTGGTATGCCAACCTCCATCTGCAGTACGGCGTGATGCCCGATCCGGACGAGCTTCGTCGGTACTTCCCGCGTGGCCGGATCTACGAGGCGATCGTGCGTGGCAAGTGTGGCCTGTGGCTGGGGCGATACTCGGACCGCGGTGGCAAGGCATGGGGATTCGAGTGGCAGAGCGAGGGGGTGATGCTCCCCCTGCCGCGCGGCCGGGCATCGTTCACGCTGATCTGGGTGGATGGCTACTTCCTCTTCGCCCAGTCTCAGCATCGCCAGGAGGCCTGGGAGTGGATCCGCTTCCTGCTCGATCACCAGGAGGCGGCAGGGCAGATGGCTCCTCCCCTGCAAACTCAGGTGCAATCCCCAGAGTACGCGGATCGCGTGGGGGAGAGCGTCGCGGGGATCGCCCGCTCGCTGGCCTCGAACCCCGTTTTCGTGCCGGCCGTCCTGGATCCGGCTCTGGGCGACGTGGTCGACCTTTACACGGACGCGGTGGTGAAAGTATTGAAGGGTGATGCGGAGGCGCTGGATGCTCTGACGGAGGCGCAGGCCCGGGCCAAGACGCTGTTCGGTGGCAGGGAGTGATCGGCCGCACCCCCGCCGCGATCGTCATTCCGTGCGCGGCGCCTGGACGTCCGGCGGGGGATTCCAGGCCAATTGTGCCGTCGTGCCGCCGTCCAGATAGATCACCTGCCCCGTCATCCAGGCGGCCGCATCCGAGCACAGGTACACGATGAGCCCGGCGACGTCCCGTGGGGTGCCCACTCGCCCGATGGGGATCGTGGGCCCGAACCGCTCCGGCGAATACCCCGGCGATTCCCAGTAGCGCTCCACCTCCACCACGCCGGGCGCCACCGCGTTCACCGTGATCCCATAAGGAGCCATCTCCAGCGCCATCACGCGCGTCATGCTGTCGATGCCGCCCTTGGTGGCCGCGTAGTGGGCGTGGTGAGGGACGGCGTAACGTCCCTGCACGGATGAGAGGTTCACGATGCGGCCGCGCACGCCGTGGTCGACCATGAATCGCGCGGCCGCCTGGGCCAGGAAGAACATCCCCTTCAGGTTGGTGGCATGGGTGCGATCCCACAGCTCCTCGTCCACCTCCAGAAACGGCCGGGGGATCGTGATGCCGCTGTTGTTGATCAGGATGTCCAGCCCTCCCAATTGTTGTACGGCCGCGCGGATGAGCCGGGCGCGGTCCTCCGGACGGGAGACGTCCGCCTGCACGGCGATAGCCCGCCGCCCGAGCGCCCGCGCTCGTGCGACCACCTCCTCTGCTCCCGTGGCCGTGCGGCGGTAATTGGCCACGATGTCGGCGCCCGCCTCCGCCAGCCCCAGGGCGACCCCGTGGCCGATGCCGCGCCCCGCCCCCGTGATGATGGCGACCTTTCCCTCCAAGATTCCCATTCCAGATCCTCCTATGAATTTCCAGACTGTGGATGCGTGTGCGTTTTCAGCAGCGCCCCGCGGGCGGTTCCGTGTC
Encoded proteins:
- a CDS encoding redox-sensing transcriptional repressor Rex, coding for MAKEAVSDIIIGRLPIYLRELTYLAEEGREITSSQELGDRLGISSAQIRKDLSHFGEFGKQGTGYHIGFLSEKLREILQVDRVWDVVLVGAGYLGHALANYGGFLGKGFNIVAVFDNDPEKIGRPLGRLIVQDSKDLPQAIKENQWQIAILAVPAAAAQEVTNVLISSGIRAILNYAPVILNVPPGVRVQYIDPVVDLQHMTYYL
- a CDS encoding PAS domain S-box protein, encoding MSSLMIYQLRQREYLLEISRAMTSRLELGAVLRLILTYAAEMVEAEVGIIALHEADGSLVVKASYGIPARLLSSFAPLLTDIPRLVDLQRRTGWRVPDLELRLQAVASAIGMPLDQVIALPLVVDEEQLGVIYLFRSGSAAFSHNDRRLLSAFAAQAAIAVRNARLYSELVAEKQRLDAVIENSADGIMILEPDLRIEMINRALLRMTGWSREDALGQPYHKVLALQNATGRDLHEMENVEQELPRQGTVYVEGELAKSGGSRVVVGVRYTPLWDEAGHLRNIIVNVVDITRYREAEEMKSTFISVISHELKTPVALIKGYATTLAREDAHWDEETLREGLRVIEEESDRLNALIDNLLDASRIQAGVLKLELGDVNIPRLVRQVVERFSTQTDRHQFEVDFPDDFPIVLADEERLRQVLNNLISNAIKYSPEGGIIRIGGWADEESVTVYVADQGIGIPPEEQGRLFQRFYRVDSSLRRKTQGAGLGLFLCKSLIEAHGGRIWFRSEPGKGSTFFFSLPRR
- a CDS encoding ASCH domain-containing protein; translation: MNERASGGPRVKTLWIRPEYLKEILSGRKTIEVRVAYANIRRLREGDFLRLNDEHLYRIRRIAHYPNFQALLAHEPAEAIAPGMDAGELERALRAIYPPEKEALGVVALEIEPAPEPHEREDEG
- the metG gene encoding methionine--tRNA ligase produces the protein MPEKILVCVAWPYCNGDLHIGHIAGAYLPPDIFARYHRLKGNEALMVSGSDTHGTPITVRAEEEGITPREVVDRYHPRFLELFQRLGIAFDLFTETDTENHWAVTQDMFLRHLEREYIYKDIQQALYCNHHHGFLADRYVEGTCPYCDYEGARGDQCDNCGRTLDAIELKNPRCKVCGSTEIIVRETEHFFLDLAKLNGPLLEWIRRDKEHWRPSVLNFTRAQLESGELRGRPITRDIQWGIPIPLPGYESKRIYVWYDAVIGYLSATKEWAKITGQPDAWREWWETDIAPDVKSYYFIGKDNIPFHTIIWPGMLYAYGGLNLPYDVPANEYLNVEGAKLSKSRRWVIEVLDVLDRYDPDPWRYILTINAPETSDVNFTWEEFVRRNNTELVATWGNLANRVLSFAYRRFDGRVPQPGDLDEIDQALLNTVKDGFDSVGRQIEGCHFKAALTEAMGLAQEANRYLNVKEPWKQIKEDPAAAATTIYVCLQAIDWLRVIFSPFLPFSSQKLHEYLGHEGSIFGRQYVEEYHETERSHLALRYDRSDLAARWAADPLPPGQPLRLPQPLFRKLDESVAEEEVERLLAKSGTPTH
- the queG gene encoding tRNA epoxyqueuosine(34) reductase QueG — translated: MATLTERFKERARELGFDLVRIAEAGRAPHADALIQWLARGYHGEMAYMARDVERRLDPRRVLPEARSVVALGTRYPAPRLPAAIRQDPSRGLIAAYAWGPDYHDWIRPRLFELDAFLREETGRTDRARCYVDTGPVLERDWAMQAGMGFIGRNTCLIHPALGSWLFLSVMLIPEALEPDPPPELQELPSQIPSWRLADDRIGTCGRCTRCLDRCPTQAFADAYVLDARRCISYLTIELRGAIPHELRPLMGNWIFGCDICQIVCPWSGPRARTEPSPEDLRRWCPPLLELLALDEEGFRRRFRRTPIARAKRRGLLRNVCVAIGNWGDPIAVPALIRALHDPEPLIRGHAAWALGRIGGSAARGALSQALATEGDPFAQKEIRQALGIST
- a CDS encoding extracellular solute-binding protein encodes the protein MERKRAAWTVWLLAIVIALIAVGCGRRRATPTPEPVTLRFAFRQNIADYETLAGQFQQEHPGITIELVPINPIRGGLKSIEGREIDVLRWSQDFLTPERLDQLVSLDEIILVDETFPHDDMVRGALRTLQHQGVQWGIPAGLDFVVAYYNAPRFDRFGVTPPTADWSLDDFLAAAVAVHNTEGLSGGADFTYGFCSEPDQGDPIFFTYLFGGRLFDDLSDPTYPTLDDPANVEAVQWYANLHLQYGVMPDPDELRRYFPRGRIYEAIVRGKCGLWLGRYSDRGGKAWGFEWQSEGVMLPLPRGRASFTLIWVDGYFLFAQSQHRQEAWEWIRFLLDHQEAAGQMAPPLQTQVQSPEYADRVGESVAGIARSLASNPVFVPAVLDPALGDVVDLYTDAVVKVLKGDAEALDALTEAQARAKTLFGGRE
- a CDS encoding response regulator transcription factor encodes the protein MPVSEHPLILVVDDEKRMVRFVRMNLELEGFRVTEAYNGLEALDKVREDLPDLVLLDVAMPEMDGFETLARIREFSTVPVIMLTVRSEEEDRIRGLDLGADDYVTKPFSPRELASRIRAVLRRVDMAGAVDQTSPLVIDDRLTIDFPRRNVIVEGKRISLRPTEYRLLYHLVQNAGWIIPHDQLLSKVWGPEYRDENQLLRLYITYLRKKIEPDPSNPRYIFTERGVGYRFVDFRHQQGE
- a CDS encoding DUF4352 domain-containing protein translates to MSSSRLLILGIILSLAIIGAALFITSRRAAAPEAALASPTVTTPPPTETPLPPTPTPTATATEVSPTRPQEEITATVPVEVTATVEVTGTVQATEVITTPPITSTVEAAGEVLTGTPEQLTPTPTPSPTATEAAPTETPTPSPTATLTVAITPTWTPTPTLSATPSPTATPSDTPTPALPTPTPSATPSPTSTPSLTATPTWTPTSTPSATPSPTVTPSDTPTPAPPTPTPTVTPTPVIPPTDTPTATPTPQLPTPTPTASATPSATPTPVPPTPTPSPTPPPSAGLPAGAVVRFAYESQSLHVDREAVYYEDGRVVIQDHRRQGEWLLHGQPEDVSGLLEQLAQRGFFDLAQERFGSPCATCLTYHLAARYQGQERVIRVDTPPWITASQLPRELGALRHTIAQLQMAIDSTIASYPPGEVHLPTPTPTPPSFTFGPPQVVGDLEVAAAAPLIATELPGTPVLRPERSRFLIVPLRLTNRSGTYQQLAASSTFGEGLMDSRGRRYEAGVAASNRYAELHGLTSLTFYKLAPWSIVQGVLVFDVPADARGFRLTVKDADPPSSAPPTIVIKLPEPQ